Genomic segment of Sphingomonas sp. KRR8:
CCGGAGGCGCCACGGCGTGGGTCATGCAAACTCGCGCGCCAGGCTCTGAACGCTCCGTCACGCTGCAGTCGACCACACCGCTCCCGCCCGAAGGGGCCGCCGCACTGGTACCACTCGGGGACTTGGCAGGCAGCGCTGAGACCACGCTCCCAGCCAGCCTTGCCAATCCACTCAAGCAAGACGCGTCGGCAGTGAACGAGGGCAAGCGATTGTTCGCGCAGATGAACTGCGCCGGCTGCCACGGCTACACCGCAAAGGGCGGCATGGGTCCGGACCTGACCGACACGCACTGGCGCTACGGCGGCACGCCCGTCCAGATCTACAAGTCAATCTTTGAGGGCCGTCCCCAGGGCATGCCGGCTTGGGGGCGCGCGCTGCCTTCTCACTCCATCTGGCAGCTAACCAGCTATATCGAGAGCCTGGGCGGAAGTTTCCCGGCCGATGCCTACCATGCCGGGCAACAGGGGGACCTGGCCGGCCAAGCCAGCGCTGCGGAGTCAGGCGAACCGCCCGCGGATAATGGCGGGAACCACAAGCCGGCGGCCGGCAGCGGCTCACAATCACAGCAATCGGGCAAGTCGAGTGGGGCCGGCGGGAGCCACCCATGATCCGCGCCCGTTGGATCCTTTCCTGTCCTGCGCTCGCACTGACCGGGTGCGCGTCCTTGCCCTTATCCTATCTGGACTCCACAGCGCCGGTCGGTGGCCGCATTGCGCAGCTCGGTTGGGGGATGCTGATCATCTCCGTCGTGGTGGTGCTGATCATCGCGGGTCTGCTCGTCGCGGCGATCTGGCGCGGGTCAACGGAAGTCGACGGGCGCGAGCTTGCGGTTCGGCGCGATACCGGTGGCATGCGCTGGATTTACGTTGGAGTCGGAATCTCGAGCGCGGTGCTAGCGATTTCCGCTATTTGGACGCTGCTGACGCTCAAGGCGGTGGCGCAGCCTGCCAGCGGCGCGGCACCGTTGACGATTGGCATCGTTGCGCACCAATGGTGGTGGCAGGCCGACTACCGACCGTCACAAGCGCAAGGCAACTTCACGACAGCGAATGAAGTCCACATCCCGGTCGGTGTTCCCGTCCGCTTTGAACTTCGGTCCGCCGACGTGATCCACAGCTTTTGGGTCCCCAAGCTTGCTGGGAAGACCGATGTCATTCCTGGCAGGACGAACTCCATGTGGGTCGAAGCCCGGCAGCCGGGCATCTATCGTGGACAGTGCGCGGAATACTGCGGCATCGAACATGCGCTGATGTCCTTCAGGGTCATTGCGGAGCCCATCGACCGATTTCGTTCCTGGCAAGCGGCGGAGCTTTCCGGCCGATCGCCTCAGCAGGGAAGTGCCAGTGCGCAGGGCGCAGCCATCTTCGCGGCGCACTGTGGTGCTTGTCACGCGATGCGCGGCACCGAGGCCGGCGGCGCTTATGGGCCCGATCTCACCAACCTGGGCAGCCGGACCACACTGGCTGCCGGCATGATCCAGAACACGCCGCGCAATCTCGCTTACTGGATACGTCATGCGCAGGAGGTGAAGCCCGGCGCGCGCATGCCGAACGTGCCGCTGAGTGACGCTGATGTGGCGAAACTCGTGCCGTACCTGGAGGCTCGTTGATCATGGCCACCGTTCCCGTACCGGCACCGGAACAGGAAAAGCTCGTCCGCACATGGGAAACTGCGCCCGGTGTGTACGGCTGGTGCGCCACCGTCGATCACAAGCAGATCGGCATCCGCTATCTGGTAACCTCGATTGTATTCCTGCTGCTCGGCGGAGTGGAGGCGCTGACTCTCCGCATTCAGCTCGCGCAACCCAACCTGAAGTTCCTCGCGCCCGAGCAGTACGATCAGCTCTTCTCGATGCACGGCGTGACGATGATCTTCCTGTACGCCCTGCCAGTGCTTTCCGGCTTCAGCAACTATCTGTGGCCGCTCATGCTCGGCTCGCGCGACATGGCGTTTCCGCGCCTGAATGCGCTGTCCTACTGGCTCTACCTCTTCAGCGGCATATTTCTCTACGTCGGCCTGCCGCTCGGCCAGGCACCAAACGGCGGCTGGTTCAATTACGTCCCCTACACCAGCAGCGAATATGATCCCGGCATCAACATCGACATCTTCGCGCTCGGGCTGATCTTCCTCGGCATTTCAACCGTGGTTGGATCGGCCAATTTCGTGGTGACACTGCTGCGCACGCGCGCGCCGGGCATGTCGATCAACCGTATGCCGATCCTGGTGTGGGGCACAATGACGGCATCGGTCGCGAACCTCTTCGCCGTGC
This window contains:
- a CDS encoding c-type cytochrome translates to MSPSGRTIAAAVVAALVAGGATAWVMQTRAPGSERSVTLQSTTPLPPEGAAALVPLGDLAGSAETTLPASLANPLKQDASAVNEGKRLFAQMNCAGCHGYTAKGGMGPDLTDTHWRYGGTPVQIYKSIFEGRPQGMPAWGRALPSHSIWQLTSYIESLGGSFPADAYHAGQQGDLAGQASAAESGEPPADNGGNHKPAAGSGSQSQQSGKSSGAGGSHP
- the coxB gene encoding cytochrome c oxidase subunit II; this encodes MIRARWILSCPALALTGCASLPLSYLDSTAPVGGRIAQLGWGMLIISVVVVLIIAGLLVAAIWRGSTEVDGRELAVRRDTGGMRWIYVGVGISSAVLAISAIWTLLTLKAVAQPASGAAPLTIGIVAHQWWWQADYRPSQAQGNFTTANEVHIPVGVPVRFELRSADVIHSFWVPKLAGKTDVIPGRTNSMWVEARQPGIYRGQCAEYCGIEHALMSFRVIAEPIDRFRSWQAAELSGRSPQQGSASAQGAAIFAAHCGACHAMRGTEAGGAYGPDLTNLGSRTTLAAGMIQNTPRNLAYWIRHAQEVKPGARMPNVPLSDADVAKLVPYLEAR